The genomic DNA TCACAAAAGCAAATGATAATTTGGAGTGGAAAAACACCACTGAAGGCTGGAGAACAATCCGTCCAAATTGGAACGTTTTGGCCGCCATGTTGAATGAGGAAGTGACGTGGAGCCAATGGTGAATCTGCTGACTCACGTGCGGGCGTCAGTAAGCACATGGAACAACATGGCGGCATCCAAAACAACAGAGGAAGGGGTAAAGCGTAAAAGCATCCCACGCGGAAAACCAAAGTCTGGAAGGGTTTGGAAGAGCGAGAAGAAAAGGTCAGTTCCTTTTAGAGTTAAATGTCTTTTTAAGGTCAACATTGCGACCAAACCTTTATAGCAAAGATCAAAATTCACTCTCTACTTGACAACATCGATAGTTTGGAACAAATACGTTTACGCCGAATCGGATACGAAATGGACTTTCTTTTTATCACATCAGATTTTATGATAAGGTTTTTTTCAAGTTGTTGATTCGCAAGGCTACGGGAGATAAAATCGCCTCTGAACGTCTTAGAGAGTGATGATGGTGGCTAAAAATAAGGATTGTTATCTGATATCCTTTGACGTGCTGTAATATTGActgaacaatatttttaataacgTCGTAATATTCCATAATAGGAGTGATTTCTGTATAACCCCATACTATTCTAAAACATAGCCGCACTCTCTAATAAGTTAATCTATAGTTtcgccatttttttctttctacaaGAACTGCATGCATAGTAGAGTGTGGGACTGTCTGGAAATCTTGCTAGTGAAAGTCAAATTTGCACCTAATTGTGAAATCTTGGCCTCAAAGTGAGTGGTGCCATTTATTGTAATTTAGGCATGAGCACTTTCatcttcaagttttattttgtaataattttggTAAACCACCTGGCAGGTGGCAGGAAATAAAGTTCTCAACTGTAAAACTTCTACTTTATAAAAACCATTGACATAGACTATGTAGACATTACAAAGAATATGGCTCATTTTCCCAGTTTTATTACAAATATGATTTGTGAAGACACTTCTTTGACACTCAGGAGTCAATGGGCTTACAATTCATTCAAGCACCATTGGTCTGAGAGCAATCTGGGGTCAAGTGGAGAATTTTACTCTGGTTAAAGAGTAGAGAACACCTATTCTCAATCATGCTGTATTATTATGTCTTGGACACGGAATTTCAAGGTGTACATCTGCATTGTTTATCACTAGCCTGTATGAGAATTTAAGTATCCCAGACTTTGAAGACATCAGGCTGATGTATTGATTGGTAATTTGTGCTAAGCAATCTTAAAAGACCAAATTGCAAATTGAACTGTAACGatattatgatgatgatgataatgatagtaatacAATGGTAATAAGAGTAATAATGGTAACAAAATGGTACTAATAAtgttgatgacaatgatgtTATCCACATGCCTGTGATCAGCAGCTAAGGGTAGAACCATTTAACAAGAGCTCTTATGCATGATGACCCCGGTTGCTGAAAATTTATCCCCCAGCTTCATTTTCATCTTGATTTGCcactttcttgttgttttcatatgggtattcttttgatttcagtgTTTTGGGAATACCTTCACTTTAAAATTTACCTGTCTGTACCTTGAAAGTGATGCATTGAGGTGAAACTGGGTTTTGTAATATAAACATGCATTATGCCCATGGAAGACACCCAAATCTAATGATAACAAATGTACAATGTAAGAATTAAGAATcaattgacagaaataaaattggGAAGGTGGAATGAAATTTGCACAGTTATCACCAGTTTATATATTACATAATATCATGTCtgaatgatttttaagaaaattgtaCTGAAATACTCTGAATCAATTACTTGTTTTTGCTTGGGCAGTTTCTCAAAAGAGACACTTCCAATGGACACCATAGGCCTATTCTTTGAGCTCAGTTTGACTATAGTGACTGATTATGTTGTGCTTCTGTTCACAGGAAGTCAGCTGTTATTGGTGTTCAGCCATTACATACACCATGGGacaagaaacagaaagaaagaatgGAAAAGAAGTTAATGAAGATTTATGAAAAGGAACTCAGAGATGAAACAAAGAGACAGAAAGAGGTTAGAAGGCTTTTATTCTGATTTTACAGAAggttttaactctttaactcccagatcaaatttgtaattctccttactgtcaaccatacaattcttatgttagttcagagaatttagtattggatcaactaatatccccaaattgaaaattttctttattctcatcacttttctggttgatattttattaatattgtaaggagaaattctgtcttggtcactcatgagaggTAAAGGGTTAGCAGGTGGCAGAGACCATGCTTATATTTAAagttacagaaaaaaagaacaatcaatcttttgttctctATTAATCATGCTAATTTGATCTTTAGGCtaattgaatgaaaaatcattttttaccaccaactgttatttttttgtattgttttgaataCTTAATTTTTATTATGCACTGTTTTCTGATTGCCATTATTGATTAAGGTGGTTTTGTATTATATTCAGGAAAAACGTAGAAAAATtgaggaaagaagaaagcaaaaagaggagaatgaaaagaaatctCAAGTTGTACAAGAGGTGCGACGAATCTTTCATAAAATATCCTTTATTGaagatttgtttttcattttctaatcaAGGTATCTTAAATGATTAAATTTAGCCACTAGTTGCACTGATGTGGTCTTTGGTGACAACAAGCTTCAGAATGTTTTGAGAACTTCAATcagttttcaaagggaatgaAACAAATGATAAAACCAGACAAAATGCTGGGGACTCTCTGTATTGGAGTAGGGTCCAGAGAGGGGAGTAGGTAGAATAGCCATACTCTTTAATGCTTCATGCTCCGAATAACAAAGTCACCTGTAGCAGTGTGGGTGACTGTGAGCTCACTTCATATCTACCATAATTTTTAGGTGAAAACCATACTACTTTGATACACAGAAAACTGTCACATACTTGAATCACTTTCCATTAAGT from Pocillopora verrucosa isolate sample1 chromosome 2, ASM3666991v2, whole genome shotgun sequence includes the following:
- the LOC131790612 gene encoding coiled-coil domain-containing protein 86, with the protein product MAASKTTEEGVKRKSIPRGKPKSGRVWKSEKKRKSAVIGVQPLHTPWDKKQKERMEKKLMKIYEKELRDETKRQKEEKRRKIEERRKQKEENEKKSQVVQEIKNTAKIKRMKKKQLRMLTTR